From a single Sinomonas atrocyanea genomic region:
- a CDS encoding aldo/keto reductase, whose translation METRVLGRTGREVSVIGLGTWQLGGDWGDVGPEAAGQVLDAAAESGVTFFDTADVYGDGRSEQAIGAWLAAHPDAGVMVATKMGRRMPQVPENYSLEHFREWLDRSRRNLGRDTLDLVQLHCPPTSVYADDRVFDALDQLVEEGVMRHYGVSVETADEALAAIARPHVATVQIIFNPFRLKPLDEVFPAAVEAGVGIVVRVPLASGLLSGKYSRSTTFPEGDHRNYNRTGSAFDVGETFSGVDFEQGLDAVAEFQKLVPPGLTTAQAALAWIISQPGVSTVIPGARNGDQARANAAPAAGAASLGPEFDVGVRRIYDAYFREAVHPRW comes from the coding sequence ATGGAAACGCGTGTGCTGGGACGGACTGGTCGAGAAGTCTCCGTGATTGGCCTGGGGACGTGGCAACTGGGTGGCGATTGGGGCGACGTCGGCCCGGAGGCGGCCGGGCAGGTCCTCGACGCGGCCGCCGAGTCGGGGGTGACGTTCTTCGACACCGCCGATGTGTACGGTGACGGCCGCAGCGAGCAGGCCATCGGCGCGTGGCTCGCGGCGCATCCCGACGCCGGGGTCATGGTCGCCACAAAGATGGGCCGCCGGATGCCCCAGGTCCCGGAGAACTACTCTCTGGAACACTTCCGGGAGTGGCTGGACCGCTCGCGCCGCAACCTGGGACGCGACACCCTCGACCTCGTCCAGCTGCACTGCCCGCCCACCTCGGTCTACGCAGACGACCGGGTCTTCGATGCCCTGGACCAACTGGTCGAGGAGGGGGTGATGCGGCACTACGGAGTCAGCGTGGAGACTGCCGACGAGGCTTTGGCCGCGATCGCACGGCCGCACGTCGCCACAGTGCAGATCATCTTCAATCCCTTCCGGCTCAAGCCCCTGGACGAGGTCTTCCCGGCGGCAGTGGAGGCCGGAGTGGGCATCGTGGTGCGCGTGCCACTCGCCTCGGGCCTGCTCAGCGGGAAGTACAGCCGGAGCACCACCTTCCCGGAAGGGGACCACCGCAACTACAACCGGACCGGCTCCGCGTTCGATGTCGGGGAGACCTTCTCCGGCGTGGACTTCGAGCAGGGACTGGACGCGGTCGCCGAGTTCCAGAAGCTCGTCCCGCCAGGGCTGACCACCGCACAGGCTGCCCTGGCCTGGATCATCTCCCAGCCCGGGGTGTCGACCGTGATCCCTGGCGCGAGGAATGGCGATCAGGCACGGGCAAACGCGGCACCGGCAGCCGGCGCAGCGTCACTGGGCCCGGAGTTCGACGTCGGCGTGCGGCGCATCTACGACGCGTACTTCCGCGAGGCGGTCCACCCACGCTGGTGA
- a CDS encoding histidine phosphatase family protein, which translates to MEDTTATSGPADGDSVNRDGLTHAVQERGAVELLLIRHGESEGNVAATEAREAGAEVIDVPARDADVDLSATGRDQAKALGAALGRIAEGLRPDAVVSSPYARARQTAEIAVETAGWPLQVRTDERLRDRELGILDRLTRLGVESRYPEESERRDWLGKLYYRPPGGESWADVALRLRSVLAELNDLGVGHRVMLVCHDAVIMLFRYVLEGLSERELLDLAARETILNASVTRFVRPSGSGPWTLESFNVADHLAEQGVAVTEHGGDTSARPR; encoded by the coding sequence GTGGAGGACACGACAGCGACGAGTGGTCCGGCCGACGGGGATTCGGTCAACCGTGACGGCCTGACGCACGCCGTCCAGGAGCGCGGGGCGGTGGAGCTGCTCCTCATCCGGCACGGTGAGAGCGAAGGCAACGTCGCGGCCACGGAAGCGCGCGAGGCAGGTGCGGAGGTCATCGACGTCCCCGCCCGCGATGCCGACGTGGACCTCTCCGCGACCGGCCGGGACCAGGCCAAGGCGCTGGGCGCCGCGTTGGGGCGGATCGCCGAGGGGCTCCGCCCCGACGCCGTGGTGTCCTCTCCCTACGCGCGGGCGCGCCAGACGGCCGAGATCGCTGTGGAGACAGCGGGCTGGCCGCTGCAGGTGCGCACCGACGAGCGGCTGCGCGACCGCGAGCTCGGCATCCTGGACCGGCTCACCCGGCTGGGCGTCGAGAGCCGCTATCCCGAGGAATCCGAGCGCCGGGACTGGCTGGGCAAGCTGTACTACCGCCCGCCGGGCGGGGAATCGTGGGCGGACGTGGCTCTGCGGCTGCGGTCCGTGCTGGCCGAGCTGAACGACCTGGGTGTGGGGCACCGGGTGATGCTGGTGTGCCACGATGCGGTCATCATGCTGTTCCGGTACGTGCTGGAAGGCCTCAGCGAAAGGGAACTGCTGGACCTGGCCGCCAGGGAAACCATCCTCAACGCCTCGGTGACGCGGTTCGTGCGTCCCTCCGGGTCGGGACCGTGGACCTTGGAGAGCTTCAACGTGGCCGACCACCTGGCGGAGCAGGGCGTCGCGGTCACCGAGCACGGAGGTGACACCAGTGCCCGGCCGCGCTGA
- a CDS encoding NAD(P)H-hydrate dehydratase: protein MPGRADSHAAILVTPSLLRQWPLPAPGQDKYSRGSVLVVGGARATPGAALLAGTTALRAGAGKLTLAVAGSVAVQLGVALPECGSIGLPETDSGSIKPELARISPYLDEADTVLVGPGLDDPDLAGQLLAALLERESARGDQSGGDSDGRGGPAVVLDAFALAALVTLEDQLEPWRGRLILTPNRKEAALLLGRDVDDPEKDLAEISARFGAVVTCQGLITQPPGRDPEEPDLWKITTGYGGLGTSGSGDVLAGAIAGLRARGASSAQAACWGTHLHAAAGDRLASRLGPLGFLARELADELPALMLESSV, encoded by the coding sequence GTGCCCGGCCGCGCTGATTCTCATGCCGCCATCCTCGTGACGCCGTCGCTCCTGCGACAGTGGCCGCTCCCCGCCCCCGGCCAGGACAAGTACTCGCGCGGGTCCGTACTGGTGGTCGGCGGAGCCCGGGCAACCCCCGGCGCCGCTCTGCTCGCCGGAACGACAGCACTCCGCGCCGGGGCCGGGAAGCTGACCCTAGCCGTGGCTGGATCGGTGGCCGTGCAGCTGGGGGTCGCCTTGCCGGAGTGCGGTTCGATCGGCCTGCCGGAAACCGACAGCGGCTCCATCAAACCGGAGCTCGCCCGGATCTCCCCGTACCTGGACGAGGCGGACACGGTCCTGGTGGGGCCGGGGCTGGACGACCCCGACCTTGCCGGGCAGCTGCTGGCAGCCCTTCTCGAGCGCGAGAGCGCCCGCGGCGACCAGTCCGGCGGCGACTCTGACGGCCGGGGAGGGCCCGCCGTCGTCCTCGATGCCTTTGCCCTGGCCGCCCTGGTGACGCTGGAGGACCAGCTGGAACCCTGGCGGGGCCGGCTGATCCTCACCCCGAACCGCAAAGAGGCCGCGCTCCTGCTGGGGCGGGACGTGGATGACCCGGAAAAGGACCTGGCCGAGATCTCCGCCAGGTTCGGCGCCGTGGTCACCTGCCAGGGGCTGATCACCCAGCCGCCCGGACGGGATCCGGAGGAACCGGACCTGTGGAAGATCACCACGGGATACGGCGGCCTCGGCACCTCCGGCAGCGGGGACGTCCTGGCGGGCGCGATCGCCGGGCTCAGGGCCCGAGGAGCCAGCAGCGCGCAGGCAGCCTGCTGGGGCACCCATCTGCATGCCGCAGCAGGCGACCGGCTCGCCAGCAGGCTGGGGCCGCTCGGGTTCCTGGCCCGCGAACTTGCCGACGAGCTGCCTGCGCTGATGCTGGAGTCCAGCGTCTGA